One region of Triticum aestivum cultivar Chinese Spring chromosome 6B, IWGSC CS RefSeq v2.1, whole genome shotgun sequence genomic DNA includes:
- the LOC123135391 gene encoding uncharacterized protein isoform X6 yields MSGAAGELTAPPRRRRSGRAAQREETAPLLDPAAEAPQGRGSAERGGLLDPAEVPQLQWADPISSSPRVYGRKQWRAVCKVLGNDNLLAEILVRLPPKPSSLPRASAVCKRWRGILSDPEFLKRFRKHHRKPPLLGFFEGYANRFAPVMDSPDRITASCFSMPKSSTRYNDHREYMGCRHGLAVLVNKQERKTFVWDPLTGRQHSVDFPPGLDDAFAGNFCMWRGAVLCADAEDGHVHGDCFSSPFKLVLLCCGGYNTQAFCSVYDSVSGVWGGVFSTAISRTISLLRPSILVGDALCWLISGGDILVFDFKCQSLDVIEKPAFCYVTDGCFQILRMEGGGLGLAVLLDLTIQLWERKSNSDGVVGWVLLKKTIPLEGMVPRGMNSVRFVGYDEDTNVIVLTSMTGNFTLQLDSMQIKHIVKRNNICYDPFYPYTNFYTAGRAVGREGVNLELIVIGPDLLTYYLGQTI; encoded by the exons ATGAGCGGAGCCGCCGGCGAGCTCaccgcgccgccccgtcgccggcgaTCCGGCCGAG CAGCGCAGAGAGAGGAGACGGCGCCGCTGCTGGATCCCGCCGCCGAGGCTCCCCAGGGCCGAGG CAGTGCAGAGAGAGGAGGGCTGTTGGACCCCGCTGAGGTTCCCCAACTCCAGTG GGCCGACCCCATTTCCAGCTCGCCGCGTGTGTACGGTAGGAAGCAGTGGCGTGCCGTGTGCAAGGTGCTCGGCAACGACAATCTCCTCGCTGAGATCCTCGTCCGCCTCCCTCCCAAGCCGTCCTCGCTCCCCCGCGCGTCCGCCGTGTGCAAGCGCTGGCGCGGCATCCTCTCCGACCCCGAGTTCCTCAAACGCTTCCGCAAGCACCACCGCAAGCCTCCTCTGCTCGGCTTCTTTGAAGGGTATGCCAACCGCTTTGCTCCCGTCATGGACTCGCCCGACCGTATCACTGCCTCCTGCTTCTCCATGCCCAAGAGCAGCACGCGCTACAACGACCATCGAGAATACATGGGCTGCCGCCACGGCCTTGCTGTTCTGGTCAACAAGCAGGAGCGCAAGACCTTCGTGTGGGACCCCCTCACTGGCCGACAGCACAGCGTGGATTTTCCGCCCGGGCTAGATGACGCCTTTGCGGGGAATTTCTGTATGTGGCGCGGCGCGGTGTTGTGTGCTGATGCTGAAGATGGGCATGTGCACGGAGATTGCTTCTCGAGTCCGTTTAAATTGGTCTTGCTCTGCTGCGGTGGATACAATACACAGGCATTTTGCTCTGTCTATGACTCGGTGTCTGGTGTTTGGGGAGGTGTTTTCTCGACCGCAATATCGCGTACAATTTCTCTGTTAAGGCCCAGTATCCTGGTCGGTGACGCACTTTGCTGGCTGATTTCTGGAGGTGATATCCTTGTGTTTGATTTCAAATGTCAGAGCCTTGATGTGATCGAGAAGCCGGCATTCTGCTATGTTACCGACGGGTGTTTTCAGATCTTACGGATGGagggtggtggacttggccttgCTGTTTTGTTGGACCTGACCATCCAATTGTGGGAGAGGAAATCTAACTCTGATGGTGTCGTCGGATGGGTGTTGCTGAAGAAAACCATTCCACTGGAGGGGATGGTTCCAAGGGGAATGAATTCTGTACGTTTCGTCGGGTATgatgaggacacaaatgtgattgtTCTCACTTCGATGACCGGCAACTTCACACTCCAACTTGACTCGATGCAGATCAAACATATTGTCAAAAGAAACAACATATGTTACGACCCGTTTTATCCCTACACGAATTTCTATACTGCAG GCAGGGCAGTCGGTCGGGAAGGGGTGAATCTGGAACTAATTGTGATCGGACCAGATCTGCTAACATACTACCTTGGTCAAACAATTTAG
- the LOC123135391 gene encoding uncharacterized protein isoform X4 encodes MSGAAGELTAPPRRRRSGRAQREETAPLLDPAAEAPQGRGSAERGGLLDPAEVPQLQWADPISSSPRVYGRKQWRAVCKVLGNDNLLAEILVRLPPKPSSLPRASAVCKRWRGILSDPEFLKRFRKHHRKPPLLGFFEGYANRFAPVMDSPDRITASCFSMPKSSTRYNDHREYMGCRHGLAVLVNKQERKTFVWDPLTGRQHSVDFPPGLDDAFAGNFCMWRGAVLCADAEDGHVHGDCFSSPFKLVLLCCGGYNTQAFCSVYDSVSGVWGGVFSTAISRTISLLRPSILVGDALCWLISGGDILVFDFKCQSLDVIEKPAFCYVTDGCFQILRMEGGGLGLAVLLDLTIQLWERKSNSDGVVGWVLLKKTIPLEGMVPRGMNSVRFVGYDEDTNVIVLTSMTGNFTLQLDSMQIKHIVKRNNICYDPFYPYTNFYTAARQGSRSGRGESGTNCDRTRSANILPWSNNLAGSGS; translated from the exons ATGAGCGGAGCCGCCGGCGAGCTCaccgcgccgccccgtcgccggcgaTCCGGCCGAG CGCAGAGAGAGGAGACGGCGCCGCTGCTGGATCCCGCCGCCGAGGCTCCCCAGGGCCGAGG CAGTGCAGAGAGAGGAGGGCTGTTGGACCCCGCTGAGGTTCCCCAACTCCAGTG GGCCGACCCCATTTCCAGCTCGCCGCGTGTGTACGGTAGGAAGCAGTGGCGTGCCGTGTGCAAGGTGCTCGGCAACGACAATCTCCTCGCTGAGATCCTCGTCCGCCTCCCTCCCAAGCCGTCCTCGCTCCCCCGCGCGTCCGCCGTGTGCAAGCGCTGGCGCGGCATCCTCTCCGACCCCGAGTTCCTCAAACGCTTCCGCAAGCACCACCGCAAGCCTCCTCTGCTCGGCTTCTTTGAAGGGTATGCCAACCGCTTTGCTCCCGTCATGGACTCGCCCGACCGTATCACTGCCTCCTGCTTCTCCATGCCCAAGAGCAGCACGCGCTACAACGACCATCGAGAATACATGGGCTGCCGCCACGGCCTTGCTGTTCTGGTCAACAAGCAGGAGCGCAAGACCTTCGTGTGGGACCCCCTCACTGGCCGACAGCACAGCGTGGATTTTCCGCCCGGGCTAGATGACGCCTTTGCGGGGAATTTCTGTATGTGGCGCGGCGCGGTGTTGTGTGCTGATGCTGAAGATGGGCATGTGCACGGAGATTGCTTCTCGAGTCCGTTTAAATTGGTCTTGCTCTGCTGCGGTGGATACAATACACAGGCATTTTGCTCTGTCTATGACTCGGTGTCTGGTGTTTGGGGAGGTGTTTTCTCGACCGCAATATCGCGTACAATTTCTCTGTTAAGGCCCAGTATCCTGGTCGGTGACGCACTTTGCTGGCTGATTTCTGGAGGTGATATCCTTGTGTTTGATTTCAAATGTCAGAGCCTTGATGTGATCGAGAAGCCGGCATTCTGCTATGTTACCGACGGGTGTTTTCAGATCTTACGGATGGagggtggtggacttggccttgCTGTTTTGTTGGACCTGACCATCCAATTGTGGGAGAGGAAATCTAACTCTGATGGTGTCGTCGGATGGGTGTTGCTGAAGAAAACCATTCCACTGGAGGGGATGGTTCCAAGGGGAATGAATTCTGTACGTTTCGTCGGGTATgatgaggacacaaatgtgattgtTCTCACTTCGATGACCGGCAACTTCACACTCCAACTTGACTCGATGCAGATCAAACATATTGTCAAAAGAAACAACATATGTTACGACCCGTTTTATCCCTACACGAATTTCTATACTGCAG CAAGGCAGGGCAGTCGGTCGGGAAGGGGTGAATCTGGAACTAATTGTGATCGGACCAGATCTGCTAACATACTACCTTGGTCAAACAATTTAG CAGGTAGTGGGAGTTAA
- the LOC123138586 gene encoding uncharacterized protein, with the protein MGHGLHGRLGCNRAYCSLHSQSPVPHSHSAGLTPPPATSPRRPVPSPGSHPPAIRAIERGDEMMDPAAEIPQCQGAGPIAGSPCVEDDKAKDQGADPIPSSPCVDGNRLLCSRPPADPVSNVLSDDNLLIEILVRLPPKPSSLPRASAVCRHWGSILSEPKFRKRFRKHHRKPPLLGFFRGYAKSFIPAMTRLTASLLPASPGQRAAHHTMNMNTWAAATDSLS; encoded by the exons ATGGGCCACGGTTTACATGGCAGGCTAGGCTGCAACCGTGCTTACTGCAGTCTCCACTCTCAGTCCCCAGTCCCCCACTCTCACTCAGCTGGCCTcaccccgccgccggcgacctcaccccgccgccccgtccccaGCCCCGGCAGCCACCCACCGGCGATTCGAG CAATTGAGAGAGGAGACGAGATGATGGATCCGGCTGCTGAGATTCCCCAGTGCCAAGG GGCCGGTCCCATCGCCGGATCGCCGTGTGTGGAAGATGACAAGGCCAAGGACCAAGG TGCCGATCCCATTCCCAGCTCTCCGTGTGTGGATGGAAATAGGCTGCTGTGTTCCAGGCCGCCAGCCGATCCGGTGTCCAATGTGCTCAGCGACGACAACCTCCTCATCGAGATCCTTGTCCGCCTCCCTCCAAAGCCGTCCTCGCTCCCCCGCGCGTCGGCCGTATGCAGGCACTGGGGCAGCATCCTCTCCGAACCCAAGTTCCGCAAACGCTTCCGCAAGCACCACCGGAAACCTCCTCTGCTCGGCTTCTTCAGAGGGTATGCTAAAAGCTTCATTCCTGCTATGACTCGCCTGACCGCATCCCTGCTGCCCGCTTCTCCCGGTCAAAGAGCAGCACACCATACCATGAACATGAATACATGGGCTGCCGCCACGGACTCTCTCTCCTAA
- the LOC123135389 gene encoding putative invertase inhibitor: MGLTVRIVVGALLLLLLLAAPAAAAGEWDAPESCATPVSVEAACRGASDTHHGVDYEHCVRSLSADARSADASASAGIHGLAVLATRIAVDHAASTEAKIEDLAELEAEAEGAASRARFEHCLEQYGGAADLLRDALDNLQANVYGLAMQQLMAALGASRSCEDAWRGAPARAVPVAAHDREYERLAHIAIGFTHAAAK; encoded by the coding sequence ATGGGGCTCACGGTGCGCATCGTCGtcggcgccctcctcctcctcctcctcctggcggcgccggcggcggcggcgggcgagtggGACGCGCCGGAGTCGTGCGCGACCCCGGTGAGCGTGGAGGCGGCGTGCCGGGGCGCCTCCGACACGCACCACGGCGTGGACTACGAGCACTGCGTGCGGTCCCTGAGCGCGGACGCGCGCAGCGCCGACGCGTCGGCCTCCGCGGGGATCCACGGGCTGGCGGTGCTGGCCACGCGGATCGCCGTCGACCACGCCGCCAGCACGGAGGCCAAGATCGAGGACCTGGCGGAGCTCGAGGCGGAGGCCGAGGGCGCCGCCTCGCGCGCGCGGTTCGAGCACTGCCTGGAGCAGTACGGCGGCGCCGCCGACCTGCTCCGCGACGCGCTGGACAACCTGCAGGCCAACGTGTACGGGCTGGCCATGCAGCAGCTGATGGCGGCGCTGGGCGCGTCCCGGAGCTGCGAGGACGCCTGGAGGGGCGCCCCGGcccgcgccgtccccgtcgccgcccacgACCGCGAGTACGAGCGCCTCGCCCACATCGCCATCGGCTTCACCCACGCCGCCGCCAAATGA
- the LOC123135391 gene encoding uncharacterized protein isoform X1 has product MSGAAGELTAPPRRRRSGRAAQREETAPLLDPAAEAPQGRGSAERGGLLDPAEVPQLQWADPISSSPRVYGRKQWRAVCKVLGNDNLLAEILVRLPPKPSSLPRASAVCKRWRGILSDPEFLKRFRKHHRKPPLLGFFEGYANRFAPVMDSPDRITASCFSMPKSSTRYNDHREYMGCRHGLAVLVNKQERKTFVWDPLTGRQHSVDFPPGLDDAFAGNFCMWRGAVLCADAEDGHVHGDCFSSPFKLVLLCCGGYNTQAFCSVYDSVSGVWGGVFSTAISRTISLLRPSILVGDALCWLISGGDILVFDFKCQSLDVIEKPAFCYVTDGCFQILRMEGGGLGLAVLLDLTIQLWERKSNSDGVVGWVLLKKTIPLEGMVPRGMNSVRFVGYDEDTNVIVLTSMTGNFTLQLDSMQIKHIVKRNNICYDPFYPYTNFYTAARQGSRSGRGESGTNCDRTRSANILPWSNNLAGSGS; this is encoded by the exons ATGAGCGGAGCCGCCGGCGAGCTCaccgcgccgccccgtcgccggcgaTCCGGCCGAG CAGCGCAGAGAGAGGAGACGGCGCCGCTGCTGGATCCCGCCGCCGAGGCTCCCCAGGGCCGAGG CAGTGCAGAGAGAGGAGGGCTGTTGGACCCCGCTGAGGTTCCCCAACTCCAGTG GGCCGACCCCATTTCCAGCTCGCCGCGTGTGTACGGTAGGAAGCAGTGGCGTGCCGTGTGCAAGGTGCTCGGCAACGACAATCTCCTCGCTGAGATCCTCGTCCGCCTCCCTCCCAAGCCGTCCTCGCTCCCCCGCGCGTCCGCCGTGTGCAAGCGCTGGCGCGGCATCCTCTCCGACCCCGAGTTCCTCAAACGCTTCCGCAAGCACCACCGCAAGCCTCCTCTGCTCGGCTTCTTTGAAGGGTATGCCAACCGCTTTGCTCCCGTCATGGACTCGCCCGACCGTATCACTGCCTCCTGCTTCTCCATGCCCAAGAGCAGCACGCGCTACAACGACCATCGAGAATACATGGGCTGCCGCCACGGCCTTGCTGTTCTGGTCAACAAGCAGGAGCGCAAGACCTTCGTGTGGGACCCCCTCACTGGCCGACAGCACAGCGTGGATTTTCCGCCCGGGCTAGATGACGCCTTTGCGGGGAATTTCTGTATGTGGCGCGGCGCGGTGTTGTGTGCTGATGCTGAAGATGGGCATGTGCACGGAGATTGCTTCTCGAGTCCGTTTAAATTGGTCTTGCTCTGCTGCGGTGGATACAATACACAGGCATTTTGCTCTGTCTATGACTCGGTGTCTGGTGTTTGGGGAGGTGTTTTCTCGACCGCAATATCGCGTACAATTTCTCTGTTAAGGCCCAGTATCCTGGTCGGTGACGCACTTTGCTGGCTGATTTCTGGAGGTGATATCCTTGTGTTTGATTTCAAATGTCAGAGCCTTGATGTGATCGAGAAGCCGGCATTCTGCTATGTTACCGACGGGTGTTTTCAGATCTTACGGATGGagggtggtggacttggccttgCTGTTTTGTTGGACCTGACCATCCAATTGTGGGAGAGGAAATCTAACTCTGATGGTGTCGTCGGATGGGTGTTGCTGAAGAAAACCATTCCACTGGAGGGGATGGTTCCAAGGGGAATGAATTCTGTACGTTTCGTCGGGTATgatgaggacacaaatgtgattgtTCTCACTTCGATGACCGGCAACTTCACACTCCAACTTGACTCGATGCAGATCAAACATATTGTCAAAAGAAACAACATATGTTACGACCCGTTTTATCCCTACACGAATTTCTATACTGCAG CAAGGCAGGGCAGTCGGTCGGGAAGGGGTGAATCTGGAACTAATTGTGATCGGACCAGATCTGCTAACATACTACCTTGGTCAAACAATTTAG CAGGTAGTGGGAGTTAA
- the LOC123135388 gene encoding putative invertase inhibitor: protein MWPLPPSRGGGANMSSLPSHIFLLTAAALLFLPPPAMSSTGAIIRLPYGDDIIAETCQRCGENNHNVDYALCVASLSADPTGRDADLHGLALISAKLVRAGVAGMDSGMAALRGKEATRSTRWSCLNACIDVFRDAMVDLDDAIAAIEDGSYSDAKMKMAATTDAPVTCNDEFKEQGLQPPMEGEGRRLFQHAVISLAIISLI from the coding sequence ATGTGGCCGCTACCCCCGAGTAGAGGAGGCGGAGCGAACATGTCGTCGCTACCGAGCCACATCTtcctcctcaccgccgccgccctcttaTTCCTGCCGCCCCCGGCGATGTCCTCCACCGGCGCCATCATCCGGCTCCCTTACGGCGACGACATCATCGCCGAGACCTGCCAGAGATGCGGCGAGAACAACCACAACGTGGACTACGCCCTTTGCGTCGCCTCCCTCTCAGCCGACCCCACCGGCCGCGACGCCGACCTCCACGGGCTCGCGCTCATCTCGGCCAAGCTGGTGCGGGCGGGGGTGGCGGGCATGGACTCCGGCATGGCAGCGCTCCGGGGCAAGGAGGCAACGAGGTCGACAAGGTGGTCCTGCCTCAACGCCTGCATAGACGTGTTCCGGGACGCCATGGTCGACCTcgacgacgccatcgccgccatcgAGGATGGAAGTTATTCTGACGccaagatgaagatggccgccACCACCGACGCGCCAGTGACCTGCAACGACGAGTTCAAGGAGCAGGGATTGCAGCCGCCCATGGAAGGGGAGGGCCGGCGCCTGTTCCAGCACGCCGTCATCTCCCTCGCCATCATCTCATTAATCTGA
- the LOC123135391 gene encoding uncharacterized protein isoform X5 yields the protein MSGAAGELTAPPRRRRSGRAQREETAPLLDPAAEAPQGRGAERGGLLDPAEVPQLQWADPISSSPRVYGRKQWRAVCKVLGNDNLLAEILVRLPPKPSSLPRASAVCKRWRGILSDPEFLKRFRKHHRKPPLLGFFEGYANRFAPVMDSPDRITASCFSMPKSSTRYNDHREYMGCRHGLAVLVNKQERKTFVWDPLTGRQHSVDFPPGLDDAFAGNFCMWRGAVLCADAEDGHVHGDCFSSPFKLVLLCCGGYNTQAFCSVYDSVSGVWGGVFSTAISRTISLLRPSILVGDALCWLISGGDILVFDFKCQSLDVIEKPAFCYVTDGCFQILRMEGGGLGLAVLLDLTIQLWERKSNSDGVVGWVLLKKTIPLEGMVPRGMNSVRFVGYDEDTNVIVLTSMTGNFTLQLDSMQIKHIVKRNNICYDPFYPYTNFYTAARQGSRSGRGESGTNCDRTRSANILPWSNNLAGSGS from the exons ATGAGCGGAGCCGCCGGCGAGCTCaccgcgccgccccgtcgccggcgaTCCGGCCGAG CGCAGAGAGAGGAGACGGCGCCGCTGCTGGATCCCGCCGCCGAGGCTCCCCAGGGCCGAGG TGCAGAGAGAGGAGGGCTGTTGGACCCCGCTGAGGTTCCCCAACTCCAGTG GGCCGACCCCATTTCCAGCTCGCCGCGTGTGTACGGTAGGAAGCAGTGGCGTGCCGTGTGCAAGGTGCTCGGCAACGACAATCTCCTCGCTGAGATCCTCGTCCGCCTCCCTCCCAAGCCGTCCTCGCTCCCCCGCGCGTCCGCCGTGTGCAAGCGCTGGCGCGGCATCCTCTCCGACCCCGAGTTCCTCAAACGCTTCCGCAAGCACCACCGCAAGCCTCCTCTGCTCGGCTTCTTTGAAGGGTATGCCAACCGCTTTGCTCCCGTCATGGACTCGCCCGACCGTATCACTGCCTCCTGCTTCTCCATGCCCAAGAGCAGCACGCGCTACAACGACCATCGAGAATACATGGGCTGCCGCCACGGCCTTGCTGTTCTGGTCAACAAGCAGGAGCGCAAGACCTTCGTGTGGGACCCCCTCACTGGCCGACAGCACAGCGTGGATTTTCCGCCCGGGCTAGATGACGCCTTTGCGGGGAATTTCTGTATGTGGCGCGGCGCGGTGTTGTGTGCTGATGCTGAAGATGGGCATGTGCACGGAGATTGCTTCTCGAGTCCGTTTAAATTGGTCTTGCTCTGCTGCGGTGGATACAATACACAGGCATTTTGCTCTGTCTATGACTCGGTGTCTGGTGTTTGGGGAGGTGTTTTCTCGACCGCAATATCGCGTACAATTTCTCTGTTAAGGCCCAGTATCCTGGTCGGTGACGCACTTTGCTGGCTGATTTCTGGAGGTGATATCCTTGTGTTTGATTTCAAATGTCAGAGCCTTGATGTGATCGAGAAGCCGGCATTCTGCTATGTTACCGACGGGTGTTTTCAGATCTTACGGATGGagggtggtggacttggccttgCTGTTTTGTTGGACCTGACCATCCAATTGTGGGAGAGGAAATCTAACTCTGATGGTGTCGTCGGATGGGTGTTGCTGAAGAAAACCATTCCACTGGAGGGGATGGTTCCAAGGGGAATGAATTCTGTACGTTTCGTCGGGTATgatgaggacacaaatgtgattgtTCTCACTTCGATGACCGGCAACTTCACACTCCAACTTGACTCGATGCAGATCAAACATATTGTCAAAAGAAACAACATATGTTACGACCCGTTTTATCCCTACACGAATTTCTATACTGCAG CAAGGCAGGGCAGTCGGTCGGGAAGGGGTGAATCTGGAACTAATTGTGATCGGACCAGATCTGCTAACATACTACCTTGGTCAAACAATTTAG CAGGTAGTGGGAGTTAA
- the LOC123135391 gene encoding uncharacterized protein isoform X2 — MSGAAGELTAPPRRRRSGRAAQREETAPLLDPAAEAPQGRGAERGGLLDPAEVPQLQWADPISSSPRVYGRKQWRAVCKVLGNDNLLAEILVRLPPKPSSLPRASAVCKRWRGILSDPEFLKRFRKHHRKPPLLGFFEGYANRFAPVMDSPDRITASCFSMPKSSTRYNDHREYMGCRHGLAVLVNKQERKTFVWDPLTGRQHSVDFPPGLDDAFAGNFCMWRGAVLCADAEDGHVHGDCFSSPFKLVLLCCGGYNTQAFCSVYDSVSGVWGGVFSTAISRTISLLRPSILVGDALCWLISGGDILVFDFKCQSLDVIEKPAFCYVTDGCFQILRMEGGGLGLAVLLDLTIQLWERKSNSDGVVGWVLLKKTIPLEGMVPRGMNSVRFVGYDEDTNVIVLTSMTGNFTLQLDSMQIKHIVKRNNICYDPFYPYTNFYTAARQGSRSGRGESGTNCDRTRSANILPWSNNLAGSGS, encoded by the exons ATGAGCGGAGCCGCCGGCGAGCTCaccgcgccgccccgtcgccggcgaTCCGGCCGAG CAGCGCAGAGAGAGGAGACGGCGCCGCTGCTGGATCCCGCCGCCGAGGCTCCCCAGGGCCGAGG TGCAGAGAGAGGAGGGCTGTTGGACCCCGCTGAGGTTCCCCAACTCCAGTG GGCCGACCCCATTTCCAGCTCGCCGCGTGTGTACGGTAGGAAGCAGTGGCGTGCCGTGTGCAAGGTGCTCGGCAACGACAATCTCCTCGCTGAGATCCTCGTCCGCCTCCCTCCCAAGCCGTCCTCGCTCCCCCGCGCGTCCGCCGTGTGCAAGCGCTGGCGCGGCATCCTCTCCGACCCCGAGTTCCTCAAACGCTTCCGCAAGCACCACCGCAAGCCTCCTCTGCTCGGCTTCTTTGAAGGGTATGCCAACCGCTTTGCTCCCGTCATGGACTCGCCCGACCGTATCACTGCCTCCTGCTTCTCCATGCCCAAGAGCAGCACGCGCTACAACGACCATCGAGAATACATGGGCTGCCGCCACGGCCTTGCTGTTCTGGTCAACAAGCAGGAGCGCAAGACCTTCGTGTGGGACCCCCTCACTGGCCGACAGCACAGCGTGGATTTTCCGCCCGGGCTAGATGACGCCTTTGCGGGGAATTTCTGTATGTGGCGCGGCGCGGTGTTGTGTGCTGATGCTGAAGATGGGCATGTGCACGGAGATTGCTTCTCGAGTCCGTTTAAATTGGTCTTGCTCTGCTGCGGTGGATACAATACACAGGCATTTTGCTCTGTCTATGACTCGGTGTCTGGTGTTTGGGGAGGTGTTTTCTCGACCGCAATATCGCGTACAATTTCTCTGTTAAGGCCCAGTATCCTGGTCGGTGACGCACTTTGCTGGCTGATTTCTGGAGGTGATATCCTTGTGTTTGATTTCAAATGTCAGAGCCTTGATGTGATCGAGAAGCCGGCATTCTGCTATGTTACCGACGGGTGTTTTCAGATCTTACGGATGGagggtggtggacttggccttgCTGTTTTGTTGGACCTGACCATCCAATTGTGGGAGAGGAAATCTAACTCTGATGGTGTCGTCGGATGGGTGTTGCTGAAGAAAACCATTCCACTGGAGGGGATGGTTCCAAGGGGAATGAATTCTGTACGTTTCGTCGGGTATgatgaggacacaaatgtgattgtTCTCACTTCGATGACCGGCAACTTCACACTCCAACTTGACTCGATGCAGATCAAACATATTGTCAAAAGAAACAACATATGTTACGACCCGTTTTATCCCTACACGAATTTCTATACTGCAG CAAGGCAGGGCAGTCGGTCGGGAAGGGGTGAATCTGGAACTAATTGTGATCGGACCAGATCTGCTAACATACTACCTTGGTCAAACAATTTAG CAGGTAGTGGGAGTTAA
- the LOC123135391 gene encoding uncharacterized protein isoform X3: protein MSGAAGELTAPPRRRRSGRAAQREETAPLLDPAAEAPQGRGSAERGGLLDPAEVPQLQWADPISSSPRVYGRKQWRAVCKVLGNDNLLAEILVRLPPKPSSLPRASAVCKRWRGILSDPEFLKRFRKHHRKPPLLGFFEGYANRFAPVMDSPDRITASCFSMPKSSTRYNDHREYMGCRHGLAVLVNKQERKTFVWDPLTGRQHSVDFPPGLDDAFAGNFCMWRGAVLCADAEDGHVHGDCFSSPFKLVLLCCGGYNTQAFCSVYDSVSGVWGGVFSTAISRTISLLRPSILVGDALCWLISGGDILVFDFKCQSLDVIEKPAFCYVTDGCFQILRMEGGGLGLAVLLDLTIQLWERKSNSDGVVGWVLLKKTIPLEGMVPRGMNSVRFVGYDEDTNVIVLTSMTGNFTLQLDSMQIKHIVKRNNICYDPFYPYTNFYTAARQGSRSGRGESGTNCDRTRSANILPWSNNLGSGS, encoded by the exons ATGAGCGGAGCCGCCGGCGAGCTCaccgcgccgccccgtcgccggcgaTCCGGCCGAG CAGCGCAGAGAGAGGAGACGGCGCCGCTGCTGGATCCCGCCGCCGAGGCTCCCCAGGGCCGAGG CAGTGCAGAGAGAGGAGGGCTGTTGGACCCCGCTGAGGTTCCCCAACTCCAGTG GGCCGACCCCATTTCCAGCTCGCCGCGTGTGTACGGTAGGAAGCAGTGGCGTGCCGTGTGCAAGGTGCTCGGCAACGACAATCTCCTCGCTGAGATCCTCGTCCGCCTCCCTCCCAAGCCGTCCTCGCTCCCCCGCGCGTCCGCCGTGTGCAAGCGCTGGCGCGGCATCCTCTCCGACCCCGAGTTCCTCAAACGCTTCCGCAAGCACCACCGCAAGCCTCCTCTGCTCGGCTTCTTTGAAGGGTATGCCAACCGCTTTGCTCCCGTCATGGACTCGCCCGACCGTATCACTGCCTCCTGCTTCTCCATGCCCAAGAGCAGCACGCGCTACAACGACCATCGAGAATACATGGGCTGCCGCCACGGCCTTGCTGTTCTGGTCAACAAGCAGGAGCGCAAGACCTTCGTGTGGGACCCCCTCACTGGCCGACAGCACAGCGTGGATTTTCCGCCCGGGCTAGATGACGCCTTTGCGGGGAATTTCTGTATGTGGCGCGGCGCGGTGTTGTGTGCTGATGCTGAAGATGGGCATGTGCACGGAGATTGCTTCTCGAGTCCGTTTAAATTGGTCTTGCTCTGCTGCGGTGGATACAATACACAGGCATTTTGCTCTGTCTATGACTCGGTGTCTGGTGTTTGGGGAGGTGTTTTCTCGACCGCAATATCGCGTACAATTTCTCTGTTAAGGCCCAGTATCCTGGTCGGTGACGCACTTTGCTGGCTGATTTCTGGAGGTGATATCCTTGTGTTTGATTTCAAATGTCAGAGCCTTGATGTGATCGAGAAGCCGGCATTCTGCTATGTTACCGACGGGTGTTTTCAGATCTTACGGATGGagggtggtggacttggccttgCTGTTTTGTTGGACCTGACCATCCAATTGTGGGAGAGGAAATCTAACTCTGATGGTGTCGTCGGATGGGTGTTGCTGAAGAAAACCATTCCACTGGAGGGGATGGTTCCAAGGGGAATGAATTCTGTACGTTTCGTCGGGTATgatgaggacacaaatgtgattgtTCTCACTTCGATGACCGGCAACTTCACACTCCAACTTGACTCGATGCAGATCAAACATATTGTCAAAAGAAACAACATATGTTACGACCCGTTTTATCCCTACACGAATTTCTATACTGCAG CAAGGCAGGGCAGTCGGTCGGGAAGGGGTGAATCTGGAACTAATTGTGATCGGACCAGATCTGCTAACATACTACCTTGGTCAAACAATTTAG GTAGTGGGAGTTAA